The following proteins are encoded in a genomic region of Streptomyces gobiensis:
- a CDS encoding SigE family RNA polymerase sigma factor → MTGTAQVLDFEDYVRTRQDALLRSARRLVPDPIDAQDLLQTALVRTYGKWDGIADKSLADAYLRRVMINTRTEWWRSRRLHEVPTEALPDVASVDDGSEQHADRALLIDILGVLAPKQRSVVVLRHWEQMTTEETAEALGMSAGTVKSTLHRALARLRAELESRELRWEQERTQERERAACAA, encoded by the coding sequence ATGACGGGGACGGCACAGGTGCTGGACTTTGAGGATTACGTACGGACGCGGCAGGATGCCCTTCTGCGCAGCGCCCGCCGCCTCGTGCCGGACCCGATCGACGCCCAGGACCTGCTCCAGACCGCGCTGGTCCGGACCTACGGAAAGTGGGACGGTATAGCCGACAAGTCGCTGGCCGACGCCTATCTGCGCCGGGTGATGATCAATACTCGTACCGAGTGGTGGCGCTCCCGGCGACTCCACGAGGTGCCGACCGAAGCGCTTCCCGATGTGGCGAGCGTCGACGACGGTTCCGAGCAGCACGCCGACCGGGCGCTGCTGATCGACATCCTCGGGGTGCTGGCGCCCAAGCAGCGCAGCGTGGTCGTACTGCGCCACTGGGAGCAGATGACCACGGAGGAGACGGCGGAGGCGCTGGGGATGTCCGCCGGGACGGTGAAGAGCACACTGCACCGGGCGCTGGCCCGGCTGCGTGCGGAGCTGGAGAGCAGGGAGCTGCGTTGGGAGCAGGAGCGGACCCAGGAGCGGGAACGCGCGGCGTGCGCTGCCTGA